From one Lolium rigidum isolate FL_2022 chromosome 4, APGP_CSIRO_Lrig_0.1, whole genome shotgun sequence genomic stretch:
- the LOC124708598 gene encoding putative cyclin-dependent kinase F-2, protein MARYEPLERLGAGMNGEVFKAWDTKENRIVAAKRLSGTGIDAGDDLIFSGLPEVWRECRCLRTCADIPSVVKLLGKVVPKVNSDDSFLIMEYAGRLNLRTYMLRRAHRHRRFSEAQVCRIMKELLEGVNSVHGTGIMHLDIRPENVILDDGTEDRTERRPKNKKGANQDGELKEDDIVYKIGGFGISRRKEQGPKQSEVTIATAYSAPELLLHSCEYDERADTWGLGCIMADLLSGTGMPTFGPDDSEEKTMSRVFHIVDPKCKGIKDWAGYQGIAAEWKSKLPAGKNKSKLARIEAGLKMKLLGQPLRRRFPFWRLSSAGFEVLSGLLESNPAKRLTAAEALEKPWFHRR, encoded by the coding sequence ATGGCGCGGTACGAGCCGCTGGAGAGGCTGGGCGCGGGCATGAACGGCGAGGTGTTCAAGGCGTGGGACACCAAGGAGAACCGGATCGTCGCCGCGAAGCGGCTCAGCGGGACCGGGATCGACGCCGGCGACGACTTGATCTTTTCCGGCCTTCCAGAGGTCTGGCGGGAATGCAGGTGTCTGAGGACGTGCGCCGACATCCCCTCGGTGGTGAAGCTCCTGGGTAAAGTCGTCCCCAAAGTAAATTCGGACGACTCCTTCCTCATCATGGAATACGCCGGCCGCCTCAACCTACGCACCTATATGCTGCGCCGTGCCCATCGTCATCGTCGGTTCTCTGAGGCCCAGGTGTGCCGGATCATGAAGGAGCTCCTGGAGGGCGTCAACTCCGTGCACGGCACGGGCATCATGCACCTGGACATCAGGCCCGAGAACGTGATCCTCGACGACGGCACCGAGGAcaggacggagaggaggcccaagaacaagaagggggcGAACCAGGACGGCGAGCTCAAGGAAGACgacatcgtctacaagatcggaggcTTCGGGATCTCCCGGAGGAAAGAGCAGGGTCCGAAGCAGTCGGAGGTGACAATTGCGACAGCGTACAGCGCGCCGGAGCTACTCCTGCACTCATGCGAGTACGATGAGCGCGCGGACACGTGGGGGCTCGGATGCATAATGGCCGACCTCCTCTCCGGCACCGGCATGCCCACCTTCGGCCCCGACGACTCGGAAGAAAAGACCATGAGCAGAGTGTTTCACATCGTCGATCCTAAGTGTAAGGGGATCAAGGACTGGGCTGGCTACCAGGGGATAGCGGCAGAGTGGAAGTCGAAGCTACCGGCCGGAAAAAACAAGTCGAAGCTGGCGAGGATAGAGGCAGGGTTGAAGATGAAGCTACTCGGGCAGCCTCTTCGGCGCCGGTTCCCCTTCTGGAGGCTGTCGTCAGCCGGCTTCGAGGTGCTCAGCGGGCTCCTGGAGAGCAACCCGGCGAAGCGGCTTACTGCAGCGGAGGCCCTCGAGAAGCCTTGGTTCCATCGTCGCTGA